A genomic segment from Trueperaceae bacterium encodes:
- a CDS encoding sodium:calcium antiporter has product MDAWLGDIVGQLPLTALFPIIAVSLVILVKGADILADQAVSLAVKWGVPTILIGATIVSLATTLPEAAVSVFAAIQGSPGLALGNAVGSIIADTGLILGLAILVGAVPVDKALVNRQSWIQVASVILLVVVCIPFLSLNKIFSVGGQLPQIVGIGFLVLLGLYFWRSITWSKATSDGGADSSAVPSDPSNGTTFMGLALILGAAMVLIGSQILIPTVEETALRLHIPEAIIAATLVAFGTSLPELVTAITAVRKGHGELALGNVLGADVLNVLFVSGAAAAVTRGGLEVPPEFFYLFFPSMLLVVAVLRIGISRTSLVFSKSFGVVLVAAYLVTVVMGYLVPGSI; this is encoded by the coding sequence ATGGACGCGTGGCTTGGAGATATTGTAGGGCAATTACCACTTACCGCCCTCTTCCCAATAATCGCTGTTTCACTTGTCATCCTTGTCAAGGGTGCCGATATTCTAGCTGATCAAGCTGTTTCCCTAGCTGTAAAATGGGGAGTACCCACGATACTGATCGGGGCCACAATAGTTAGTTTAGCCACAACTCTGCCTGAAGCAGCAGTAAGCGTGTTTGCTGCCATACAAGGATCCCCAGGACTGGCACTAGGCAACGCCGTTGGTTCGATAATCGCCGACACTGGTTTGATACTGGGACTCGCTATTCTTGTAGGTGCCGTACCGGTTGATAAGGCACTAGTGAACCGTCAGAGTTGGATTCAGGTAGCGAGCGTCATCTTACTAGTTGTTGTTTGCATCCCTTTCCTATCGCTGAATAAGATTTTCTCCGTCGGAGGTCAACTCCCACAAATTGTCGGTATTGGGTTTCTAGTGTTACTCGGCTTATATTTTTGGCGTTCTATAACTTGGTCTAAAGCCACTTCGGATGGCGGGGCCGATAGTTCGGCTGTTCCGTCCGATCCAAGTAACGGTACTACTTTTATGGGGTTAGCCCTGATTTTAGGAGCGGCCATGGTCCTAATAGGTTCTCAGATCCTAATTCCAACGGTAGAGGAGACTGCTCTTCGCCTCCATATACCTGAGGCGATTATTGCTGCGACACTAGTAGCATTTGGCACGTCTTTACCTGAATTAGTAACCGCAATAACCGCTGTTAGGAAAGGCCATGGGGAACTTGCTCTTGGTAACGTCCTTGGCGCAGATGTACTCAATGTTCTTTTCGTAAGTGGAGCAGCAGCCGCAGTGACACGTGGAGGCCTGGAGGTTCCACCCGAATTCTTTTATCTCTTTTTCCCTTCAATGCTCTTAGTGGTAGCTGTACTCCGGATAGGGATTAGCCGTACGTCCTTAGTCTTTAGTAAGAGTTTCGGAGTTGTACTTGTTGCCGCTTACCTAGTTACTGTAGTTATGGGGTATTTGGTGCCCGGGTCAATATAA
- a CDS encoding phytanoyl-CoA dioxygenase: MIYSDAMAIKDPKKREQLTRDGFCVFNQVLDAETVANLNAMSEWTIEKQRLDNPDHFERHRSQGCIIPYWKYPHTAFAELIANDGAMNSLASLGFDQPKVWSGFVISKPPKSPQLYWHQDGVLWDHPISLTGQPQQFFLMYYLVDTTPENGCLRVIPGSHRQRHSIHDIPRKAHQDDAIGRAEDMQHPAMRKAEGEIDVPVQAGDVVMGDSRLLHSAHGNNSDAWRTVLTIWYWPAYNELPNDVKALVVKSLEDPTWQSWVQNTQSITKHLIPHYDGKYESISWNNQPGNNLE; encoded by the coding sequence ATGATTTATAGTGATGCTATGGCGATTAAGGACCCAAAAAAGCGGGAACAGCTTACTCGTGATGGCTTTTGCGTGTTCAATCAGGTGTTGGATGCCGAGACAGTAGCTAACCTAAATGCGATGAGTGAATGGACGATAGAAAAACAGCGCCTTGATAATCCTGATCATTTCGAACGTCATCGGTCTCAAGGATGCATCATTCCTTACTGGAAATACCCCCACACAGCTTTCGCTGAACTCATAGCTAACGACGGAGCCATGAATTCCCTTGCAAGCCTAGGTTTTGATCAACCTAAGGTGTGGAGTGGATTCGTTATCAGCAAACCACCAAAAAGCCCACAGCTTTACTGGCATCAGGATGGCGTACTTTGGGACCACCCAATTTCACTCACCGGCCAACCACAGCAATTCTTCCTCATGTACTATCTTGTTGACACTACTCCCGAAAACGGTTGTTTGCGTGTCATCCCGGGTTCTCATAGACAACGGCACTCTATACACGACATACCACGTAAAGCCCATCAAGACGATGCCATCGGCCGAGCCGAGGACATGCAGCATCCTGCCATGCGCAAAGCTGAGGGAGAGATTGACGTACCCGTTCAGGCTGGTGACGTTGTAATGGGTGATTCACGGCTGCTTCACTCTGCCCATGGCAATAATAGTGATGCTTGGCGAACGGTTCTCACAATCTGGTATTGGCCGGCTTATAATGAATTACCGAACGACGTAAAGGCTTTGGTAGTAAAATCTCTCGAAGATCCGACCTGGCAATCGTGGGTCCAAAACACTCAATCAATCACTAAACATCTGATCCCCCATTACGACGGTAAATATGAATCAATTTCTTGGAATAATCAACCGGGCAATAATCTTGAGTGA
- a CDS encoding 3-oxoacyl-ACP reductase: MGSQEFQGRTATVTGAARGIGLAVAHRLAEGGASVSLWDIDAVRLEEAASEFNDNSKVHTTVVDITSITSVLNAVETTEHELGPIDIHINSAGVAGPNFTTWEYPLEEWNQILAVNLTGTFLCCKTVLPSMMERGYGRIVNIASIAGKEGNPNQAAYSASKAGVIGLTKTLGKETHESGVLVNCITPAVIKTDILSQMTEEHISYMLSKIPLGRLGQPKEVAELIAWLSSEACSFSTGAVFDISGGRATY; encoded by the coding sequence GTCACTGGGGCGGCACGTGGAATAGGTTTAGCGGTTGCCCACCGCCTAGCTGAAGGTGGCGCTTCCGTCTCGTTATGGGACATCGATGCTGTCCGTCTGGAGGAAGCAGCATCAGAATTTAATGACAACAGTAAAGTACACACCACGGTAGTCGATATCACCAGCATTACTTCGGTACTTAATGCCGTAGAAACTACTGAACATGAGCTGGGACCGATAGATATTCATATTAATAGTGCTGGTGTTGCTGGACCTAATTTCACTACTTGGGAATATCCGCTCGAAGAGTGGAACCAAATACTAGCGGTCAACTTAACCGGCACGTTTCTATGCTGCAAAACAGTTTTACCAAGCATGATGGAACGCGGTTACGGCCGCATCGTCAATATCGCGTCTATAGCAGGGAAGGAAGGAAACCCTAATCAAGCAGCTTATAGCGCTTCCAAGGCTGGAGTGATCGGCTTAACCAAAACCCTAGGTAAAGAAACACATGAGAGTGGCGTCTTAGTAAATTGCATTACGCCCGCTGTAATTAAAACGGATATCCTTTCGCAAATGACAGAAGAGCACATTAGTTACATGCTCTCTAAGATCCCACTAGGGCGCCTAGGCCAACCAAAAGAGGTGGCAGAGTTAATAGCATGGCTATCATCTGAAGCTTGTTCATTCTCTACTGGGGCCGTGTTCGATATTTCTGGTGGGAGGGCTACCTACTAA